Proteins from one Paraburkholderia sp. BL10I2N1 genomic window:
- a CDS encoding acyl carrier protein, translating to MIQSEIYAKLTDVFRDVFDDDDIVANPDTTAADIDGWDSLAHIRLVLTVEKAFGVKFAASDIVGLKDVGEFVQLIGSRSQPTRQ from the coding sequence ATGATCCAATCGGAAATCTACGCGAAGCTCACGGACGTGTTTCGCGACGTGTTTGACGATGACGATATTGTCGCGAACCCCGATACGACTGCGGCCGACATCGATGGCTGGGATAGTCTTGCGCACATTCGGCTCGTGCTGACTGTCGAGAAGGCGTTTGGCGTCAAATTTGCCGCGTCTGACATCGTCGGGCTGAAAGACGTCGGCGAATTTGTCCAGTTGATCGGATCGCGGAGTCAGCCGACGCGGCAGTAA
- a CDS encoding glycosyltransferase WbuB, giving the protein MRILIVGLNYAPELTGIGKYTAEMAESMVAEGHEVRVVCGPPYYPQWRIETGYSPWRYRIELTRGVQIRRVPLWVPAVPTGVKRLLHLATFALSSLPILAAHVVWRPNLVMSIAPSLMSAPASWALARASGAKSWLHIQDYEVDAAFDLGLMRGKRARRVALAIERMLLRRFDVVSSLSEKMTGRAILKGVDPLKTYHLPNWVDTRTITPLPGARHYRQLLGLDESTPQVVVLYAGNMGAKQGLEVVVEAAEVLAHHKDISFVFCGNGPAHAQLEERCASLPNCRFMPLQPADRLNELLNVADIHVLPQRGGAADLVMPSKLGGMMASGRAIVAMACPGTELFGVVSPRGVVVPPENVPALVAAIEALAFDPQRRAALGIAAREFAERTLATTTVLGCLNDRLAQLGAQGEPTARKNRRLNEADDLTHESPVAAPLEPTQGD; this is encoded by the coding sequence ATGAGGATTCTGATCGTCGGGCTCAACTATGCGCCGGAGCTCACCGGTATCGGCAAATACACCGCAGAGATGGCGGAGTCGATGGTCGCCGAAGGGCATGAGGTGCGCGTCGTCTGTGGGCCACCCTACTATCCGCAGTGGCGGATAGAGACCGGCTACAGTCCCTGGCGCTATCGCATCGAACTCACGCGCGGCGTGCAGATCCGGCGTGTGCCTTTGTGGGTTCCGGCGGTGCCCACGGGTGTCAAGCGCCTGCTGCATCTTGCAACCTTTGCGCTGTCGTCGTTGCCGATATTGGCTGCCCACGTGGTGTGGCGGCCAAACCTGGTGATGAGCATTGCGCCGAGCCTCATGAGCGCACCCGCATCGTGGGCGCTGGCGCGCGCGAGCGGCGCGAAGTCGTGGTTGCACATTCAGGACTATGAGGTCGACGCGGCGTTCGACCTCGGCCTGATGCGAGGCAAACGGGCGCGGCGCGTGGCGCTTGCAATCGAACGCATGCTGCTACGTCGTTTTGACGTCGTGTCGAGCCTGTCAGAGAAGATGACCGGGCGCGCGATCCTCAAGGGCGTCGATCCGCTCAAGACATACCATTTGCCAAACTGGGTTGACACACGGACGATCACGCCATTACCAGGCGCGCGCCACTATCGCCAGTTGCTCGGTCTCGACGAGTCGACGCCCCAGGTTGTTGTCCTGTATGCGGGGAACATGGGGGCCAAGCAGGGACTCGAGGTTGTAGTCGAAGCGGCAGAGGTGCTTGCGCACCACAAGGACATAAGCTTCGTATTCTGCGGAAACGGACCGGCCCACGCGCAACTCGAAGAGCGCTGCGCGAGCTTGCCGAATTGCCGGTTCATGCCGCTCCAGCCAGCGGATCGGTTGAATGAACTGCTGAACGTGGCGGACATCCACGTGCTGCCACAACGCGGCGGCGCGGCGGACCTCGTGATGCCGTCGAAGTTGGGCGGCATGATGGCGAGCGGCCGTGCGATTGTCGCGATGGCTTGCCCCGGTACTGAGCTGTTCGGTGTGGTTTCGCCGCGTGGTGTCGTCGTTCCGCCAGAAAACGTGCCCGCGCTGGTCGCGGCAATCGAGGCGCTTGCGTTTGATCCGCAACGGCGTGCGGCGCTCGGCATCGCTGCGCGCGAATTCGCCGAACGCACGTTGGCAACGACGACGGTGTTGGGCTGCCTGAACGACAGACTGGCGCAGCTAGGTGCGCAGGGCGAGCCGACTGCGCGCAAAAACCGTCGGTTGAACGAGGCAGACGACCTGACGCACGAGAGTCCGGTTGCGGCGCCGCTTGAGCCGACGCAGGGCGACTGA
- a CDS encoding glycosyltransferase family 4 protein — protein MTTNSVTIFHNVVWSRHKGVVFSALHTISTAGAIKYSIVQISDTEHFRLGFSDVDYSYHRYPMRKLFNGCYEDVPVWRMTYRLVMEVFRAKADLVVLPGYHRPEYWAMLLVCILTGKRRAVFCDSTGRDRPHRILTSIPKRVFFSLCDGYFGFGERSREYLMSLGAKRDRIFIPCQAAALPWSFAPESALDDRLRFRAGQDPVFLFVGRLSAEKGVEALLDAFAAVRQQVPEAKLRIVGTGPLGDQLKQRVADEGLGASVCFVGSLQDEGLSREYFGATCLVLPSISEPWGLVVNEALNHGCPAVVSDNCGCVPELVIDGVTGYAFAPGDGASLRRTLLKALEAFADTGETAKHCMSVIQRFDPPTAASNIARGCAVMLTS, from the coding sequence ATGACGACAAACTCCGTCACGATCTTCCATAACGTCGTGTGGTCGCGTCATAAGGGAGTGGTGTTCTCGGCGCTGCACACCATTTCTACGGCTGGCGCGATCAAGTATTCGATTGTGCAAATCTCCGATACCGAGCATTTCCGGCTCGGCTTCTCGGACGTGGACTACTCGTATCACCGGTATCCGATGCGCAAGCTTTTCAACGGCTGCTACGAGGACGTTCCGGTTTGGCGCATGACGTATCGCCTCGTCATGGAGGTCTTCAGGGCGAAGGCCGACCTCGTGGTGTTGCCCGGCTACCACCGTCCAGAGTACTGGGCCATGCTGCTTGTCTGTATCCTGACCGGCAAGCGGCGCGCGGTGTTCTGCGATTCGACCGGCCGTGACCGTCCGCATCGTATCCTGACCTCGATCCCGAAGCGAGTGTTCTTTTCGCTGTGCGACGGCTATTTCGGCTTCGGCGAGCGCAGCCGCGAATACCTCATGTCGCTCGGCGCGAAGCGCGACAGGATCTTCATTCCGTGCCAGGCGGCGGCTTTGCCGTGGTCGTTCGCGCCGGAAAGCGCACTCGACGACCGGCTGCGTTTTCGTGCCGGGCAGGATCCGGTGTTTCTGTTCGTGGGCCGACTGTCTGCGGAGAAGGGCGTTGAGGCCCTCCTGGACGCCTTTGCCGCGGTCAGACAGCAAGTGCCCGAGGCGAAGTTGCGCATCGTCGGAACCGGGCCGCTCGGCGATCAGTTGAAGCAGAGAGTGGCCGATGAAGGATTAGGTGCCTCGGTGTGCTTCGTCGGCAGTCTGCAGGACGAAGGCCTGTCTCGCGAGTACTTCGGTGCAACCTGCCTTGTCTTGCCTAGCATCAGCGAGCCGTGGGGTCTCGTCGTGAATGAGGCCCTGAACCACGGCTGTCCCGCTGTCGTGAGCGACAACTGCGGTTGCGTTCCCGAACTGGTGATTGATGGCGTCACGGGCTACGCGTTCGCACCTGGCGACGGCGCTTCGTTGCGACGCACCTTGCTCAAGGCGCTCGAGGCGTTCGCGGATACCGGCGAGACTGCGAAACATTGCATGAGCGTCATTCAGCGCTTCGATCCACCGACGGCGGCGTCGAACATTGCACGCGGCTGCGCGGTGATGTTGACCAGCTAG
- a CDS encoding GDP-L-fucose synthase, with product MDKNANIFVAGHRGMVGSALVRRLRADGYTNIITRTRAELDLLDQAAVRSFFASERVDIVLLASAKVGGILANATQPADFIHQNLAIEVNVIHAAYEAGVARLVFFGSSCIYPRACTQPIEESYLLTSALEATNEPYAIAKIAGVKLCEAYNRQYGTRFVALMPTNLYGPNDNYDLGSSHVLPALIRKAHEAKVRGESSLVVWGTGTPRREFLHVDDLAAATVFVLENEVADGLLNVGVGEDLSIREVAERVAVAIGFDGQIVFDTTKPDGTPRKLLDVSRLARMGWRASIGLREGLEATYRDFMVRYGSDTHSEAAV from the coding sequence ATGGACAAGAACGCGAACATCTTTGTCGCCGGCCATCGCGGTATGGTCGGTTCGGCACTGGTACGCCGGCTGCGAGCCGACGGTTACACCAACATCATCACGAGAACGCGGGCCGAGCTGGATCTGCTTGACCAGGCAGCCGTGCGAAGCTTCTTTGCGAGTGAACGCGTGGACATCGTGCTGCTTGCGAGCGCCAAGGTGGGCGGCATACTCGCGAACGCGACGCAGCCGGCAGACTTTATCCATCAGAATCTTGCTATCGAGGTTAACGTCATCCACGCTGCGTATGAGGCCGGTGTTGCACGCCTCGTTTTCTTCGGCTCGTCGTGCATCTATCCGAGGGCTTGTACGCAACCTATCGAGGAATCCTACCTGCTCACTTCCGCGCTGGAGGCGACCAACGAACCCTACGCGATCGCGAAGATCGCGGGCGTGAAGCTATGCGAGGCATACAACCGCCAATACGGGACCCGCTTCGTCGCGTTGATGCCGACCAACCTCTATGGCCCGAACGACAACTACGATCTAGGCAGCAGCCACGTGCTACCAGCGCTGATCCGCAAGGCTCATGAGGCGAAGGTGCGGGGCGAGAGCTCATTGGTCGTCTGGGGGACCGGTACGCCGCGCCGCGAGTTCCTGCATGTCGATGACCTCGCGGCCGCCACAGTCTTTGTGCTCGAGAACGAGGTGGCGGACGGTCTGCTGAACGTCGGCGTCGGCGAGGATCTGTCGATTCGGGAAGTGGCAGAACGGGTCGCAGTCGCAATCGGCTTCGATGGGCAGATCGTTTTCGATACCACGAAGCCGGATGGCACACCGCGCAAGCTGCTTGATGTGTCGCGCCTCGCGCGAATGGGGTGGCGCGCCAGTATCGGTTTGCGGGAGGGCCTCGAGGCGACTTATCGGGACTTCATGGTGCGCTATGGCTCGGATACTCACTCCGAAGCGGCGGTCTGA
- the gmd gene encoding GDP-mannose 4,6-dehydratase, producing the protein MSRKVALITGVTGQDGSYLADLLLEKGYEVHGIKRRTSLFNTDRIDHLCCDPHLAHRRFFLHHGDLTDSSSIVRIIQRVLPDEIYNLAAQSHVAVSFEVPEYTANADGLGALRILEAIRMLGLERKTRFYQASTSELYGLVQEVPQKETTPFYPRSPYAVAKLYAYWITVNYREAYGMYACNGILFNHESPLRGETFVTRKITRAISRIAVGLQDDMHLGNLSALRDWGHARDYVEMQWMMLQQERPEDFVIATGAQFSVREFIQHACVELGITVRFEGSGVDEVGVVDAVEGKQVRVSPGDVIVRVDPRYFRPTEVETLLGDPSKAHVRLGWKPSTSFHALVKEMVRADYQIARRDALVTLAGFTALEHHE; encoded by the coding sequence ATGAGTCGGAAAGTTGCTTTGATTACCGGCGTGACGGGACAAGACGGGTCGTATCTGGCCGACCTGCTGCTCGAGAAAGGGTATGAGGTGCATGGCATCAAACGGCGCACTTCACTGTTTAACACGGACCGCATCGATCACCTATGCTGCGACCCGCACCTCGCGCACCGACGCTTCTTCCTGCACCACGGTGATCTGACTGACTCATCGAGCATCGTCCGGATCATCCAGCGCGTGTTGCCTGACGAGATCTATAACCTCGCCGCGCAAAGCCATGTTGCCGTCTCGTTCGAAGTACCGGAATATACCGCGAACGCAGATGGTCTAGGTGCGCTGCGCATTCTCGAGGCGATCCGGATGCTCGGGCTCGAAAGGAAAACACGCTTTTATCAGGCATCGACGTCGGAACTCTACGGCCTCGTGCAGGAAGTGCCGCAAAAAGAAACCACGCCTTTCTATCCGCGCAGCCCCTACGCGGTCGCGAAGCTTTACGCGTACTGGATCACCGTGAACTATCGCGAGGCGTACGGCATGTATGCGTGCAACGGCATCCTGTTCAACCACGAGTCGCCGTTGCGCGGCGAGACCTTCGTCACGCGCAAGATCACGCGAGCGATCTCGCGTATCGCCGTAGGTCTGCAGGACGACATGCATCTCGGAAACCTGTCTGCGCTGCGCGACTGGGGTCATGCGCGCGACTACGTCGAAATGCAATGGATGATGCTGCAACAGGAACGGCCGGAGGATTTCGTCATCGCCACGGGCGCGCAGTTCAGCGTGCGTGAGTTTATCCAGCATGCGTGCGTCGAACTGGGCATCACGGTGCGCTTTGAAGGTAGTGGCGTGGATGAAGTCGGCGTCGTCGACGCGGTCGAAGGCAAGCAGGTGCGCGTGTCGCCGGGAGACGTCATCGTGCGCGTCGATCCGCGCTACTTCCGGCCAACCGAGGTGGAAACACTGCTCGGCGATCCGTCGAAGGCGCATGTGCGGCTCGGCTGGAAGCCGTCGACCTCGTTCCATGCACTGGTCAAGGAGATGGTGCGCGCCGACTACCAGATCGCACGCCGCGACGCACTTGTCACCCTCGCCGGTTTCACAGCCCTTGAACATCACGAGTGA
- a CDS encoding polysaccharide biosynthesis tyrosine autokinase, whose amino-acid sequence MATNFENRYIDAARTEELRLSDYFDAVSQHWCMILVITLAALLAGAALAFLQRPVYQANAVIQVEDSNNANADANKDALQSLASIFDSKSPTAAQIELIRSRLVVDATVRDLHLDIAATPRYFPVVGRFIASRRAGDGLAEPLFGMRNFAWGGEQISVTLFDTPKDLYGKPFVLTMQEGGSYVLRDRKGVVVLQARTGEVAVGTTPAGPVRLRVDELTARPGTQFELTRSSTLDTVDKLQRALGVVEVTVQSGIIGVTLEGPNSELTAAIVNSIARQFVQQDIDRKSAEAEHTLAFLDQQLPQLRKELDLAEERYNTFRNRQGTVDLSEESRLLLQQIVDNKTKLIDLQQQRVELGQRFTATHPSVAALDAQIGALQSVQGKLSHSVSSLPDTEQTALRLLRDVRVDTELYTNLLNSAQQLRIVKAGQIGTVRVVDYAEPADKPVRPQRPLVIGISGGIGLFIGMLLAFVRRTLFGGVQHPQEIERALGLPVCAIVPRSSGQLRMQQNVGERRAGVHVLAVQAPHDVAIEGVRSLRTSLHNALASSRNNIIMLTGSRPDAGKSFLSVNLAALVASAKKRVLLIDGDMRRGDIHRHFGMGYAAGLSNLLIGADPGDCVVRNVLPGLDVLPRGDLPGNPSELLMSERFRSLLEYFSAAYELVVIDTPPVLAVTDAALIGKHVGTALMVVRHGRHPMVEISEAVKRLSNAGVTLNGLLLTDVPQPRPYQRGAYASYYAYEGRMD is encoded by the coding sequence GCGAACAAGGATGCGCTGCAATCGCTCGCTTCCATCTTCGATTCGAAATCGCCGACTGCGGCACAGATCGAGTTGATCCGCTCGCGATTAGTGGTGGATGCGACCGTGCGTGATCTGCATCTGGACATCGCCGCGACGCCGCGCTATTTCCCTGTGGTCGGCCGCTTCATTGCCAGTCGCCGGGCCGGCGACGGCCTTGCTGAACCGCTCTTCGGCATGCGGAATTTCGCCTGGGGCGGCGAGCAGATTAGCGTGACGCTGTTCGATACACCAAAGGATCTGTACGGCAAACCGTTCGTGCTGACGATGCAGGAGGGCGGCTCGTATGTGTTGCGCGACCGGAAGGGCGTCGTGGTGTTGCAGGCACGCACCGGGGAAGTTGCGGTCGGTACCACGCCTGCCGGTCCCGTGCGCTTACGGGTGGACGAGCTCACTGCGCGGCCCGGCACCCAGTTCGAGCTCACGAGGTCGTCGACGCTCGACACGGTCGACAAGCTGCAACGCGCGCTCGGCGTGGTGGAGGTCACCGTGCAGTCGGGCATCATCGGAGTCACGCTCGAGGGGCCTAACAGCGAACTGACGGCTGCGATCGTGAACAGCATCGCGCGTCAGTTCGTCCAGCAGGACATCGATCGCAAATCGGCCGAGGCTGAACATACGCTGGCGTTTCTCGACCAGCAACTGCCGCAGTTGCGCAAGGAACTCGATCTTGCCGAGGAGCGTTACAACACGTTTCGGAACCGGCAAGGCACAGTCGATCTGAGCGAGGAAAGCCGCTTGCTCCTGCAGCAGATCGTCGACAACAAGACAAAGCTCATCGACCTGCAGCAACAACGCGTGGAACTGGGGCAGCGGTTTACGGCGACCCATCCGTCTGTCGCCGCGCTGGATGCACAAATCGGGGCGCTGCAGAGCGTGCAGGGCAAACTGTCTCATAGCGTTTCCTCACTGCCCGACACCGAGCAGACAGCGCTACGTCTGCTGCGAGACGTGCGCGTCGATACCGAGCTTTATACGAACCTGCTCAACAGCGCGCAGCAACTGCGCATCGTCAAGGCCGGTCAGATCGGCACCGTGCGAGTGGTCGACTACGCCGAACCTGCCGACAAGCCGGTGCGTCCGCAGCGACCGCTGGTGATCGGCATAAGCGGCGGCATAGGGCTCTTTATCGGCATGCTGCTGGCCTTTGTGCGCCGGACGCTCTTTGGGGGAGTCCAGCATCCGCAGGAAATCGAACGTGCACTCGGTCTACCAGTCTGTGCAATCGTGCCGCGCAGCAGCGGGCAACTGCGAATGCAACAGAATGTCGGCGAGCGGCGGGCAGGCGTGCACGTGCTGGCGGTGCAGGCACCTCACGACGTAGCGATCGAAGGGGTGCGCAGCCTGCGCACGTCGCTGCACAATGCGCTCGCCTCCTCGAGGAACAACATCATTATGTTGACCGGTTCGCGACCGGATGCGGGCAAGTCGTTCCTGTCGGTCAACCTTGCGGCGCTGGTCGCGTCGGCCAAAAAGCGCGTCCTGCTGATCGACGGCGATATGCGGCGCGGCGACATCCACAGGCATTTCGGCATGGGCTACGCGGCCGGTCTTTCAAACCTGCTGATTGGTGCCGACCCGGGCGACTGCGTGGTGCGTAATGTACTGCCCGGTCTTGATGTGCTTCCTAGAGGCGATTTGCCGGGCAATCCGTCGGAATTGCTGATGAGCGAGCGCTTCCGCTCGCTGCTCGAATACTTCTCCGCGGCCTATGAGCTCGTCGTCATCGATACGCCGCCCGTACTGGCGGTGACAGACGCCGCGCTGATAGGCAAGCACGTAGGCACGGCGCTCATGGTTGTCCGTCATGGACGACATCCGATGGTGGAAATTTCGGAGGCCGTCAAACGCCTGAGCAACGCCGGCGTCACGCTCAACGGTTTGCTGCTCACCGATGTGCCACAGCCGCGGCCGTACCAGAGGGGCGCCTATGCAAGCTACTACGCATACGAAGGAAGAATGGACTAG